The genomic interval CGTGGCCGCACCGCCGCGCGCCCGGCGCCGGGCGACCCGCAAGGTCACCGCACCGGCGGGCTCGCCCACCGGGTCGGATGACGCGGAGGTCCTCGTGGTCGCTTCGGCGCCCGAGGCGAAGGCCCCGGAATCCGATGGCCGGGGCGCCGAGGGAGCAGCGGGAGCGGAGGAGGCGGCGGAATCCGGAACGACGGATTCCGAATCCGAATCCGAATCCACGGAACCGGCCCCGGCGAAGAAGACGGCCCGCAAGGCCGCGGCCAAGAAGGCGCCGGCGAAGAAGGCGGCCGCCAAGAAGACCGTCGCGAAGAAGACCGCCGCCAAGAAGACCACGGCCAAGACGGCCGCGAAGAAGACGACGAAGAAGACCGTCGCCGCTGAGCAGTCGTCGCCGTCCGTAACGGCGTCCACGCCTTCCGCGGAGGACGGGTCGTCGGCCGGCTGATGAAGCCGTAACCGGTTGTTCATCTCAAGGTGTCCCGCTCCGAGTGCATCGGGGCGGGACACCTGCTTTGTTTCAGAACTGATGCAGGGCCCGGTTAACGAGCCCGAAATGGGCCAAGAAATCCCTGATAATGTGACGACGGTTGCCATACGTGTGAGCGTTCTAGACGGGAACTACGGTTGGTGACAAGGCCCGGCGAAGATACCGTTCGGGCCGGATTCCCCGGCAGGGCGTCGGCATCGCGCCGGTGGGGTTACGCGCGACCTCGGTAAGACGTCCCGCACCTCGGAGCTCTGCCTGGTAACGAGCTCTTGCGGTGTTCAAGGAGGACGTTCATGACGAGCATCAACGAGCAGCCGATTCCTGCTGCCCGCCCGGTCATCGGGGAAGACGAGATCGAGGCCGCGGTACGCGTGCTGCGCAGCGGTCGCGTCGTGCAGGGACCGGAGGTCGCGGCCTTCGAGGAGGGCTTCTCCCGCCTGGTCGACGACCGGCACTGCGTCGCCGTCAACTCGGGGACCTCAGCCCTCCACCTGCTGCTGCTGGCCCTGGGCATCGGCCCCGGCGACGAGGTGATCGTTCCTTCCTTCTCCTTCGCCGCCTCCGCGAACGCGGTCCGCCTCGTCGGCGCCGACGTGGTGTTCGCCGACATCGAGCCGGGCAGCTTCGGCCTCGACCCGGCGGCGGTCGAAGCCGCGATCACCCCCCGCACCGCCGCGATCATGCCGGTGCACCTCTACGGCCACCCCGCCGCGATGGACAAGCTCATGCCCATCGCCGACAAGCACAAGCTCGCCGTCGTCGAGGACGCCTGCCAGGCCCACGCCGCGGCGCTGAACGGCACCCCCGTCGGCGCGTTCGGCGCTGGCGGCACCTTCAGCTTCTACCCGACCAAGAACATGCACTCCCTCGAGGGCGGCATGGTCACGACGGCCGACGCCGAACTGGCCCGCACCCTGCGTCTGCTGCGCAACCAGGGCATGGAGCAGCGGTACGCCAACGAGATCGTCGGCGCCAACATGCGGATGACGGACGTCAACGCCGCCGTCGGACGCGTACAGCTCGCCAAGGTCGAGGGCTGGACCGAGCAGCGCCGTGCCAACGCCGCCTACTTCGACGCCAACATCACCGCCCCGAGCGTCACCCTGCCACCGGTCGCCGAGGGCGCCCGGCACATCTACCACCAGTACACCGTGCGGATCAGCGGTGACCGGGACGCCGCGATGGCGAAGCTCACCGAGGCGGGCATCGGCAACGCGGTCTACTACCCGACGCCGATCCACCGGCTCAAGCCCTACTGGGAGCCGGACCAGAAGGCCGGCCGCACCTGGGACCTGCCCGAGACCGAGCGGGCCGCCGCCGAGGTCGTCTCGCTGCCCGTCCACCCCTCGCTCGCCGAGGGCGACCTGGAGCGGATCGTCGCAGCGGTGAACTCCCTGGGAGAGAACCTGTGAGCACCGTACTGAAGGCCGGACTCATCGGCCTCGGCTCCATGGGCCGCCACCACGCCCGCGTCCTCGCGAGCCTGGAGGGTGTCGAGCTGGTCGGCGTCGTCGACCCGATGGGCGACAAGAACGGCTGGGCCCAGGGCGCCCCCGTCCTCGCCACCGTCGAGGAGCTCATCGCCCTCGGCATCGACTACGCCGTCGTGGCCTGCCCGACCGCGCTGCACGAGGAGGTCGGCCTCCAGCTCGCCGACGCCGGTGTCAGCGCCCTGATCGAGAAGCCGCTCGCCGACACCGTCGAGGGCGCCCGCCGCCTCGTCGACGCGTTCGAGTCGCGCGGCCTGGTGGCCGGCGTCGGCCACATCGAGCGCTGCAACCCGGCGCTCCTCTCGCTCCGCGCCCGCCTGGAGGCCGGCGAGCTGGGCGACGTCTACCAGGTGGTCACGCGCCGCCAGGGCCCGTTCCCGCACCGGATCGCCGACGTCGGCGTGGTCAAGGACCTGGCCACCCACGACATCGACCTGACGGGCTGGGTCACGGGCCGGACGTACGCCTCGATCGCCGCCCACACCGTCTCCAAGTCCGGCCGCCCGCACGAGGACATGGTCTCGGCCGTGGGCCAGCTGTCCGACGGCACGATGGTCAACCACCTGGTCAACTGGCTGAGCCCGCTCAAGGAACGCTTCACCTCGGTCACCGGTGAGCGCGGCTGCTTCATCGCCGACACCCTCACCGCCGACCTCACCTTCCACTCCAACGCCGCGGTCACCACCGAGTGGGAGGCGCTGCGCGCCTTCCGCGGGGTCTCCGAGGGCGACATGATCCGGTACGCCATCCCCAAGCGCGAGCCGCTGCTCGTCGAGCACGAGCTGTTCCGCGACGCCGTACAGGGCAAGCCGGCCGACATCTGCACCCTGCGCCAGGGGCTCCGTACGGTAGAGGTGGCCGCCTCCGTGCTGGAATCCGCCACCAGCGGCACCACGGTGCTGCTCCCGGCGGACCAGGAGCAGGAGCCCAGAAGGTGACCACACCCGATGTCACGGTGGTCGTGGCCGTCTACAACACGATGCCCTACCTCACCGAGTGCCTCGACTCGCTGGTGGGCCAGAGCATCGGGCACGAGCGGCTCCAGGTCGTGGCGGTCGACGACGGTTCGACCGACGACAGCGGCAAGGAGCTCGACCGCTTCGCGCAGCGGTACCCGGACGTCTTCACCGTCGTCCACCAGCCGAACTCGGGCGGACCTGCCGCTCCGAGCAACCGCGCCCTCGACCTGGCGACCGGTCGCTTCGTGTACTTCATCGGCTCGGACGACCACCTCGGCGAAGAGGCGCTGGAGCGGATGGTCGCCTGCGCCGACGCCAACGGGTCCGACGTGGTCGTCGGCAAGATGGTCGGCACGAACGGGCGTTACGTCCACCAGAAGCTGTACACGGGCAACCGCGACGTCACCCTCGACGACTCCGCGCTGCCCTTCACCCTGGCCAACACCAAGCTCTTCCGCCGGGAACTGGTCGAGAAGCACGGGCTCCGCTTCCCCGAGGACATGCCGGTCGGCAGCGACCAGCCGTTCACCATCGAGGCGTGCGTCCGGGCCCGGAAGATCTCCGTGATCTCCGACTACACCTGTTACTACGCGGTCAAGCGCGGTGACGCGAGCAACATCACCTACCGGGCGAACCACCTGGCCCGGCTCCGGTGTGTCCAGCGGATCATGGAGCACACGGCCGCCCTGATCCCCGCCGGCGCGCGGCGTGACGCCGTGTTCAAGCGGCATTTCGACTGGGAGCTGACCAAGCTCCTGCAGAAGGACTTCCCCACGCTCGACGCCGACACCCGCCGTCAGGTGTGCGAAGGCGTCGGCGCCCTGGTGGAGGCCCACTTCACCGACGGTCTGCGCGACGGCACCGGGGTCAAGCGCCGGGTGCGCTTCGGCCTCGCCCGGAGCGGCGCCGTCGACGAGCTCACCCGCGCCATCGCGGATGAGACCGAGCACGGAGCACCGCCCTTCCTGCTGGAGGGCGACCGGGCCTTCGCCTCCTACCCCGGATTCCGCGACGCGGCCGTCGGCCTCGACGAGCGGTACTACGAGGTGCTCGGCGAGTCGGTGGCCGGCCGCCTCTCCGCCGGCACACGGCTGGAGTCGGCCGACTGGGAGCAGGAGGGCACGGACTTCGCCTGCGTCCTGCGGCTGCGCGCCGGTATCACCGGCGACACCTCCTCGGCCGTCGTCGCCCTCGCCCAGGGCGCCATGCCGCAGAGCGCGGACAAGTCCGGCGCGCGCAAGCTGCCCGCGGACGCCCCGCGCCCGGAGCGCGACGGCACGCTCACCGCCGAAGCGGCGAAGGACGGCGGCACCCTGCTGACCGCCCGGATCCCGCTGGCGCTCACCCGCACCAAGAGGGGGGCCCGCCTCTACGTGGACGTGGCGGGTACCCCGTACGAGATCCCGGTCCGCACCGAAGGGCAGCCGATGCCGCTGGCCCGCCGCTGGGGGACCCACGACCCCCACCGCGTGGCGGCGAACACCAACGCCAAGGGCCGGCTCGTGATCACGACGGCGCCCCTTCGGGAACCGAAGCCCAGCGTGGGCGCACGGCTGCGCCGCACGCTGTCCAGGTCGAAGAGGAAGTAACCCGATGAATATCTGTGTAGTCGCGCTCGGCAAGATCGGGCTTCCGCTCGCCGTGCAGTTCGCCGCCAAGGGCCACAAGGTCATCGGCGCGGACGTCAACGAGAAGGTCGTCGAACTCGTCAACGCGGCCACCGAGCCGTTCCCCGGTGAGCACGACCTCGACCGCCTGCTCAAGGAGACGGTCGGCGCCGGGCTGCTCTCCGCCACGACGGACACCACGGCAGCGGTCGCCGCTTCCGACGCCGTCGTGGTCGTCGTCCCGCTCTTCGTGGACGCCGAGGGCACCCCCGATTTCGGCTGGATGGACTCCGCCACCAAGGCCATCGCCGCCGGCCTGAAGCCCGGCACCCTGGTCAGCTACGAGACCACGCTGCCGGTCGGCACCACCCGTACCCGCTGGGCGCCGATGCTGGCCGAGGGCTCGGGTCTGACCCCCGGCGAGGACTTCCACCTGGTCTTCTCCCCGGAGCGGGTGCTCACCGGCCGGGTCTTCGCCGACCTGCGCCGCTACCCCAAGCTCGTCGGCGGCATCGACGAGGCGTCCGCCGAGCGCGGCGTCGCCTTCTACGAGGCCGTCCTCGACTTCGACGAGCGCGAGGACCTGCCCCGCCCCAACGGCGTCTGGGACCTCGGCACGGCGGAGGCCTCCGAGCTGGCGAAGCTCGCCGAGACCACCTACCGCGACGTCAACATCGGCCTGGCCAACCAGTTCGCCCGCTTCGCCGGCCAGAACGGCATCGACGTCAAGAAGGTCATCGAGGCCTGCAACAGCCAGCCCTACAGCCACATCCACCAGCCCGGCATCGCCGTCGGCGGCCACTGCATCCCGATCTACCCGCGGATGTACCTGTGGAACGACCCGGAGGCGACCGTCGTGCGCTCGGCCCGCGAGGCCAACGCCGCGATGCCCGCGTACGCCGTCGACCTGCTGGCCGCCGCCTACGGCGACCTGGACGGCGTCGGGGTCCTGGTGCTCGGCGCGGCCTACCGCGGCGGCGTCAAGGAGACCGCGTTCTCCGGCGTCTTCGGCGTCGTCGAGGCCCTGAAGGCGCGGGGCGCCGTGCCCTTCGTCTCGGACCCGATGTACACCCCCGAGGAGCTGACCGCCCTCGGCCTCGTTCCGCACGACAGCCACCAGGCCGTCACCGCCGCGATCCTCCAGGCCGACCACGCCGAGTACCGCGAGCTGGCCGCCGCCGACCTCCCGGACGTTCGCGTCCTGGTCGACGGGCGCCGCACCACGGACCCGGCGAACTGGGCGGGCGTACGCCGCGTCGTCATCGGCGGGTGAGCTCAGCCCCAACCGACGAGCTATGAGTGGGGCCCGGCGGAAACGCCGGGCCCCACTCCGTTCCGGAAGGGGCCCGGCGCCGGGTCGTCAGGAGCCGTCGAGGACCGGAAGGTGCTCGAACGGGCTGCGGGACATGCTGCTGGTGACCTGGAGATGAGGATGGGCCTGGGCTATCTGCCACCCGGTCACCGTCGCGTTGGTGTCGCAGACGAATACGTGGCCGGTCACGTCGAGCTGTAGCTGCGGCACCGCGTCACGCTGGGCGATCTTGGCGAAAAGGCGGGGGCGCATCAGCTTGTAGCCGGGCTGGAACATCTTCTTGTGGAAGCTGTCGGCGATCTTGTCGTGCTTACGCCTGACGAACTTCACCGCGATCTCCGGGGTCGCCCTGTCCCGGCGCTTCCTTGCCAGCCGGTCGGCGCGCTTCAAGACGGCACGCGGTACCCGGTAGACGACGAATCGTTCCCCCCGGGGGATCACCAGCCGACGTTCGGCGGACTCCACGTTCAGCAGCTTGACGCGGCTGTCGAGCCCGGCACGGTCCCAGATGCCCCCTCGCGCGGTCACCAGGTCGACCTCTACCCCTCTGTCTGCCAGGAAGTTGGCGAAGTCGGCGACACGACGCGGCCGGCCGGGGGTGAAAGCGAGCAGGACGACCCGGCCGGGCGCAGCATCTGCCTGGACGATGTCCGTCCTGGCTTCCGCCACAACGGCCTCCGTGAGAGCCGCCGGCGGCTCCGCGGGCTGGACGTGCTCCTCGACGACGGGTTCGACGGCCGGCGCCCGGCCTTCGTACAGCTGCATCAACTGGTCGCCGACGACTTCACGGCTGTACTTCGCGAACAGGACCGCGCGCGCCTTCGCCAGGTCGAGCTGCGAGAAGCGCTCCCGCAGGCCCCAGTACGCGGTGACAAGAGTCCTGGGATCCTCGTCCACGTCCATGAGCGCGCCCGCGAGGTCCTCGATGCCCGCCAGTGTCTCTTCGGGACCGTGGCTGCGTGTCACCAGGACGGGCAAGCCGGCCGCGTTGGCCTCGACGATGGTCATGCCGAAGGTCTCGAAGTGGCTGGGATGCACCAGGAGGTCGTACTGGTGCATGAGCCCGTTGACCTCCTCGGGGCGCACCGGCGGCAGAATCCGAAACCGGCCCCCCAGGCCGAGCTCCTGGCCCCGGGCGATCAGTTCTTCCTGGAGGTTGCCGGAGCCGACCATGGTCAACGTGGCTTCCGGCTCACTCGCGGCGACCTCCGCGAAGGCTTCGAGTAGCGTCTTCACGCCCTTGTGCGGAATCAGCCGGCCGAGGTAAAGCCACTTCAGCAGCTTCTCGGAAGGCTTGGCCTCGGGCGTGAACTGCTCGAAGTTGATGACGTTCGGCACGACGCGGATCTTGTCGGCGTGGTGGGGGAATTCCTGCACGATCTGGTCGCGCAGGTAACTACCGACGCAGAGGAACTCGTCCGCGCGGTTCAGCACCTGGTTGTAGAGCTTGCGTCCGGCCGGCTGCTTGAAGATCTTGGCCAGGAAGGTGGAATGCTCGGTCACCACGATGCGTGCGTCCGGCTGGGCAAGGCGCATCGCCATCACTCCGCCGTAGATCGCGGTGTGGGCGTGGATGACGGGTGATTCGATACGGCCGGTGGGCAGTGTCCTGCGCAGTGCCGAGGTCTGAGCGCCGACCCAACTCGCGTAGCGGCGACGGGTGGTCAGGGGAACGGGGACCCGGGTGAGAGAGCCTTCCGGAGTTTCGAGCACCGGAACCAGGTCACGACGATCCAGGAAGCGGTCCGCTGTGACCTTGATGGCGTCCTCGAGCATCGGGTCCGCGCTGCCCGCCCAGTCCTCGGTGTGCAGGATCGAGACACGACCGTAGTTTCCTGCGACGGCCTCGGTCGCCGCCTGCACGAACGACCCGGCGAAGGGGTTGTTCGGCGACGGGTACCACGGCGTGATGACGGCCAGATCCGCCGGTTCGGTGGTCCTGCTGGTCTCTGCGTACGGCTCGAGGCGGAATTCGAGCCCCGGACGCCGACGCAGGGCGGCCCATGCCGTCGGAAA from Streptomyces sp. CA-278952 carries:
- a CDS encoding Gfo/Idh/MocA family protein, which translates into the protein MSTVLKAGLIGLGSMGRHHARVLASLEGVELVGVVDPMGDKNGWAQGAPVLATVEELIALGIDYAVVACPTALHEEVGLQLADAGVSALIEKPLADTVEGARRLVDAFESRGLVAGVGHIERCNPALLSLRARLEAGELGDVYQVVTRRQGPFPHRIADVGVVKDLATHDIDLTGWVTGRTYASIAAHTVSKSGRPHEDMVSAVGQLSDGTMVNHLVNWLSPLKERFTSVTGERGCFIADTLTADLTFHSNAAVTTEWEALRAFRGVSEGDMIRYAIPKREPLLVEHELFRDAVQGKPADICTLRQGLRTVEVAASVLESATSGTTVLLPADQEQEPRR
- a CDS encoding DegT/DnrJ/EryC1/StrS family aminotransferase → MTSINEQPIPAARPVIGEDEIEAAVRVLRSGRVVQGPEVAAFEEGFSRLVDDRHCVAVNSGTSALHLLLLALGIGPGDEVIVPSFSFAASANAVRLVGADVVFADIEPGSFGLDPAAVEAAITPRTAAIMPVHLYGHPAAMDKLMPIADKHKLAVVEDACQAHAAALNGTPVGAFGAGGTFSFYPTKNMHSLEGGMVTTADAELARTLRLLRNQGMEQRYANEIVGANMRMTDVNAAVGRVQLAKVEGWTEQRRANAAYFDANITAPSVTLPPVAEGARHIYHQYTVRISGDRDAAMAKLTEAGIGNAVYYPTPIHRLKPYWEPDQKAGRTWDLPETERAAAEVVSLPVHPSLAEGDLERIVAAVNSLGENL
- a CDS encoding glycosyltransferase family 2 protein, with the translated sequence MTTPDVTVVVAVYNTMPYLTECLDSLVGQSIGHERLQVVAVDDGSTDDSGKELDRFAQRYPDVFTVVHQPNSGGPAAPSNRALDLATGRFVYFIGSDDHLGEEALERMVACADANGSDVVVGKMVGTNGRYVHQKLYTGNRDVTLDDSALPFTLANTKLFRRELVEKHGLRFPEDMPVGSDQPFTIEACVRARKISVISDYTCYYAVKRGDASNITYRANHLARLRCVQRIMEHTAALIPAGARRDAVFKRHFDWELTKLLQKDFPTLDADTRRQVCEGVGALVEAHFTDGLRDGTGVKRRVRFGLARSGAVDELTRAIADETEHGAPPFLLEGDRAFASYPGFRDAAVGLDERYYEVLGESVAGRLSAGTRLESADWEQEGTDFACVLRLRAGITGDTSSAVVALAQGAMPQSADKSGARKLPADAPRPERDGTLTAEAAKDGGTLLTARIPLALTRTKRGARLYVDVAGTPYEIPVRTEGQPMPLARRWGTHDPHRVAANTNAKGRLVITTAPLREPKPSVGARLRRTLSRSKRK
- a CDS encoding glycosyltransferase family 4 protein, encoding MSTSTHVLYLALGEYRVRATRVHVERLAAEGRDVVLVVADREEWDDLPTLPGVQVIRVAQNKKGSVQRNARNLVVARKGPLRNADLLVAGDAQSFPTAWAALRRRPGLEFRLEPYAETSRTTEPADLAVITPWYPSPNNPFAGSFVQAATEAVAGNYGRVSILHTEDWAGSADPMLEDAIKVTADRFLDRRDLVPVLETPEGSLTRVPVPLTTRRRYASWVGAQTSALRRTLPTGRIESPVIHAHTAIYGGVMAMRLAQPDARIVVTEHSTFLAKIFKQPAGRKLYNQVLNRADEFLCVGSYLRDQIVQEFPHHADKIRVVPNVINFEQFTPEAKPSEKLLKWLYLGRLIPHKGVKTLLEAFAEVAASEPEATLTMVGSGNLQEELIARGQELGLGGRFRILPPVRPEEVNGLMHQYDLLVHPSHFETFGMTIVEANAAGLPVLVTRSHGPEETLAGIEDLAGALMDVDEDPRTLVTAYWGLRERFSQLDLAKARAVLFAKYSREVVGDQLMQLYEGRAPAVEPVVEEHVQPAEPPAALTEAVVAEARTDIVQADAAPGRVVLLAFTPGRPRRVADFANFLADRGVEVDLVTARGGIWDRAGLDSRVKLLNVESAERRLVIPRGERFVVYRVPRAVLKRADRLARKRRDRATPEIAVKFVRRKHDKIADSFHKKMFQPGYKLMRPRLFAKIAQRDAVPQLQLDVTGHVFVCDTNATVTGWQIAQAHPHLQVTSSMSRSPFEHLPVLDGS
- a CDS encoding nucleotide sugar dehydrogenase, with protein sequence MNICVVALGKIGLPLAVQFAAKGHKVIGADVNEKVVELVNAATEPFPGEHDLDRLLKETVGAGLLSATTDTTAAVAASDAVVVVVPLFVDAEGTPDFGWMDSATKAIAAGLKPGTLVSYETTLPVGTTRTRWAPMLAEGSGLTPGEDFHLVFSPERVLTGRVFADLRRYPKLVGGIDEASAERGVAFYEAVLDFDEREDLPRPNGVWDLGTAEASELAKLAETTYRDVNIGLANQFARFAGQNGIDVKKVIEACNSQPYSHIHQPGIAVGGHCIPIYPRMYLWNDPEATVVRSAREANAAMPAYAVDLLAAAYGDLDGVGVLVLGAAYRGGVKETAFSGVFGVVEALKARGAVPFVSDPMYTPEELTALGLVPHDSHQAVTAAILQADHAEYRELAAADLPDVRVLVDGRRTTDPANWAGVRRVVIGG